The DNA sequence ataaaacatccCTTTCATCTCCTCATTCTCACATTTGTATCAAACAACACAAGGACCTCTGATCGTTCCCTGAGGAACCCCAGCGGTACGTTTTACAAACTCCAGCTGTACTTCTACGAACTGACCACACGGGTTTCTTTCAGGAATCTTACgattagtttttcttttaaagatcaGGGTCTGTCTGGGCTCCCTGTGAAATTCTTCGGCCGCccttctttcattttaattcacttcTTCACAGCCTGAAGTTTTAACTCGAGGCTGAACCAAAACATCGTGAGAACCGCAAAACCACTTTTCAGAAAActgccaacaaacaaatataaatcacaGGAATCGTGATCGCTGATGCGTTCACATCAACAGAGTCTGGATGCGTCTCAGGGCTGAAAATGACAAGTTTCAAATTCAAAGGATTTTCTGTGAACGTCCTTCAAAAACAATCATTAAAGAGAAATGCATCTGGTTGAAATGATGAGAACTTCACAACCATCGAACGAGGCTAAAAAGACGATATATAAATGAGGTGAAAAGATAATTAACATTACAAGAAATAGATCTTTACGATATTCAAGATTGTGTGatcatacatttttacataGTAATACTAATAACGTCATTTATTAGTATTTTTCAGTAAAATTTCCATGTAAATTGTAAAAACTTATAAATTACTACAGAAAGTTACATAGTAATTCTAAGTAGgattttttattgtgaaaaataaatattaaaactgatATTCAtaagtatttttctttcatcattAGGTTGATTTTTTTCCAACATATTAATTTTATGATCAACACATGAAAGAAATATAAGTTTcccttttgtgtattttcaagtcgatgcatttctctctgttATGGCTTCGTAAACAAGGGCAGGAggagctctgattggttaaCAGGTCACGTGATGCAGCTGCTGTCAGGAAAAAACCTCAAAACCACCTTTTATCAAATGTTccgttttctttcttttcttaattcCATGTGCAGCTGATGTTTGGAGATATGAGGTTTCCTTCTTTCATCACCTGAACAGTGACACAGCTTCTGTAAAAACCACACAACGGAAAATCTGATGACTCATGTTTGGTGCATTTATGTATCGTCACTCTTCTGTTCTGCAATTTTGATTACATCTTATTCTTTCAACTTTAATTTAATGCCTGCGTGTTTGATCACAttgagtttttatttacttcagTAACTTAATGTAAAGGTACGATATAAATACTGTTTCTTCATTGTTCATTATGATGGATAATTGTCAATCCTGATTATGTcaatcaaaaaataaattaattttgttACTTAAgagtaaaatgtacaaattatgAGGAATATCCACTCTGTATGGAAgcccaggaaaagaaaaaaaaaaagattcactaaataaaaacatatctTTCCTTGTCTTGGCATTAATGAgcttctgtatttcttttttatttgtgttttagtgAAAATGAATCCGCTGGAAAAAACCAACGTGTCAATCAAACTTTAGAACCGTTGTGTGGTCTTTAGTCGAAGATTCGTAAACTGAGACGCATCCCaactgaaacagacaaaataaaatcaacacgTTATTGTGGTCACATGTCGACGCTGAACGTCTGTGAGGTAATGAGGTTTGTGtggaaagatgaaaaacaagtttaacaCTTGAAATGAGTCACAAAAAAATGAGGTATGTGAACACGAGTTTAAACTGAAAGTGCAACGAATCACATCGGGACGCTCGGAGTTTGCAGAAAAGCGGTTGGCTAATTCAGATATTAGCGAAGCAGACGACAAGCTTAAGCTATTTAAGCAACATTCAGAGGCAAAGACAAGCTATCGAGCTAGCGGGAGTCAGGATCCACTGAAATCAAACCTTCAGGTTGAATTGAGTCAAGATGTTTTTCGCAGGtggtttagatttttttgttgcacatcatctttgtcttttttgcaACTGTGCTTTCttcaacaataaatcaaactcTCGGCCACCAGGCAAAGTTTGAGCTTCATATTGCTTCAAAATGAGTAAAAAGTCTTCACTAGGAAACGTCTCAATCTGCACAGTTACAAGCAGAAACGACAGAATCAGAACATCGCTCACGtcgcacaaaacaaaaagacgaCACGTGAACATTACCAGGATGAATTCATTTCTTTCCTGCTGAGAATCATTGTCGCTCTATCCTGTTCCAGTTTTACCAGAGGACGAGCAAATGGATGAAAACGGGGGAAGGATTCAAACGAGTGTGAAAAATGCTGTTTGTACTTCTTTCATAGTTGGATTTTTGACTGACATGCGACTCATGTAcgaatttcattttcattttaaattgtttacaGATGGGTCGTCTGGACACGAGATTGTGACGCTTGTCttcacaaatattttttgttaCATGATCACGCTGCTGGTAACAATGAGCGCgttatttattagtttatttttgCAGTAATGCATATATAACaataagtagaaaataaaagatatataaaattaaaaacacaaagtattcCAATACTGATATTGGCATTGATTGCCATGCCAACGGCTGACGCTTTGAAACCTTTAGTCTGCCCGAACATAAAAGGTCAACGTCAGacctttttggggggggggggggggggggttaggctTGGGTATAAAAATATTATCATCGCCCACACGTGTCGTAGCGACGTCGGCTTTCTGAACGCTGCTCGATCAAATCGACGTTCGGTTCTGATTCTGTTAGAAAAATATGAAGATAGTTTGTCTTTGATCTTTTTGGTTCCAGTGTTGGTGACAGTTCTGCACCTCTGGATTCCTTTCATCTCATTCAGAGACACAAAGTTAAAACTTACCGTATAAAGttaaaacaatgtgaaataatCCTCTGATAAACacgtgtttaaatgtttgtgtttttccctaAAACCAGCTGATCAGACATAAAGAGAAACGTAATCAAAAAACATGAACttgatttcttgtttttttctgtcgAATCTTTAAAAACTCTTCAGACCAGACAGAAGAAAGTCTCAAGAGTTTTGAACCTAATAATGATTTTATAATCTCATTGATATATGGAGTCAATTCtgccagaaaaagaaaaataacatttgaaagGTTAGACAgtaagaaattaaaagaaatatataatataatagtgtaaatgagaaaaataaatgattatctcatgaaactttttttcttttaaataaaattttattcaaactcatcttatcttatccagATTTAGAATCTTGCCGttggatttttgttttggttttgatataatttctgtttttctttttgtggcAGAGTTGGTCTTCCGTACAGGGACTGGGTGAAGTTAGCTGAAGCAGAAgcgttttcagtttgtgtgtcaggAGGTATCGTGTGTTAACATGAGGTTTCTGAACCAAAGGAAGATTAAAAACCTTCTTTTCTCTAGTCTCATCAGTTttgtttgaaaagtaaaaactgtacattaaacgtaaaaatgataaaaacagctGATTCACATTCAACGAGTCCAAACAAACGATGCCACTGGCGACGTTTGTTTTCCTGTACAGGCGCCGACACCAGAAATCCTCAGACctctaaaaatgaaaaatatgtcgAAACCATAATccaaaaaaacagaagaagaagaagaggtgaagtctggaggaaaaaaaggccACTTACAAAAAAGGGGCGTGAAAGTCGTCACAGGTCAGGTGTTCCTGTGGGAGCGACCGTCCTCGCTATACACGCCCAACaccaaaaactaaaactgtcacagtcaggaaacaggaaacgaCGCTCCGACTATGCGACTGCTAAGGGGAGGAGCCTCtttccccccccactcccctgcAGCAGCCGGCGCTCGTTTCTCGCCCCCAAGAGGTTTGTCGATGTTTTACAGCACGAGGTCAAACCCGACGTCTCTGCCTTCAGGTTTTCTCCCGTTTGTTCAACtggattttatttcttctgaagTTTTGacgttttgcttttttttcatgGTCTCAGAGGAGCAGGAATCCATtctggcaaaataaaaaattcttCTGGACCATTGGACCCGACGCTCATGACTCGGATTTAGCCGAGATGCGTTTGTTTACTGAAGTTGGAAAGAAAACCAGATTAACATTGATCAATGTTCGAACTTCATGGACAGGGTTTCAGGATCATGTGACCTTCCACCAGAGACACTGATTGGTTCCTGTACGTATCACTGATGAGGGATAGACCGATTGTATTTGACCATTTTCTCTTTTCGTCGACATTTTTTATGCCGATTGTTTTCAATGTATTGCTTCAGTTACATCGTGTGTTTTCTACCAATCCAGGTCTTTTATAATTGACGCTGGGACGACATTCATACTagtgttttagtttctttttgCATTTATGCAAATTAATTGTTGGAGTTCATGTGTCACAGTGGAAATATTTAAGATTCACTTGATTATCTCCACGATATTTTCGTGTTTGTACACTTTTTcaaatttcatttgtttttttaagtggcCTAGATTAGGATGTGAgatgaatgttttattctttaacattcaaataaatagaTGACttattatttgatataaatattttcagtttctaaTGAATCTTTGAATTGATCCATATATTTGAGGTTTTGATtcgaaaaaaaagaaaatggcgTCGTATTGATGAGGAGAATCTTGTGACCAATCCTGTTCTCTGGATTTGAACcagatgtgtgtgatgtttctttacAGATCTAGAAATCGGTCTAGCCCCGTTTGTACCATCACTTTGAAGAATGTGGAGTTGAAGGTCACGTCGCAGCCGAAGAGTCAGGAGATATTTGAGATTTTCCATCTTCTCCTAGGTTAgtggctcctcctctgtcaaTGGTCAGTTTCTGCTTCCAGTTCAACCCAGGAGACCTGCCAGCCTCAGGCCCGGTTCCCGGGGTGCTGGGTCCGGATGTGGCTGTGGAGGCGGGTGGCTGATGAGAACCTCTTGCCGCAGTCTGAGCAGCGTAACGCCGGTGTGGCGCTGTCGGGCGGAGACGAGGGGGATGACGTGTCAGCACCGGCGATTTCAGTAAAGTGGGTCTGACGGTGAGCCTTCAGGAGAGACATGCGACTGAACCTCCGCCCACACTCGTCACACTCGGACCAAACCCTCCGCCTCTTCTTCTGCGGAGAGACGACAGCAGATAAGAGCGGAATCCtgatcagtcaatcaatcaatgaatctaCAGAAAATCTAATCACAGTCAGAACACGATCTGTCTCTGTTACAGTAAAGTTAAACAAACTGTTGGCTGCTGAGTGAAAGAACTGCAACAGGAAGTTTCCTTCAGTCCTCCCTCACCTTCCTccctttgtcctcctcctcctcttcctcctcctcatcctcctctctggtTGTCAGGGGCGACAGGCAGGTCTGGGCCGATGGTTCGGCATCGTCTGGGCAGTCGTTGGCGCCGTCACTGGCCAGAGCAGCCAGAGTTTCCTTGGCACCAGcgtcctcatcctcctcctcgaGCAGCTGAGACGGAAGAGTCAGAAGACGGTGAAGCATGGACGCCGAAGAGCGACGACCAGATGAACCTGGAAGGCGGGGGGGCATGTTAATCAGCTGATCAAACTGAGAATAAAGTTCAGTCACATACTCTCACATAATCATCTATTTTgattttgaatgttttaaacTTTATGTGAAGTCAGCACTGTGAgcgacagacaggaagcagggaGCGTGTCCTGATCTGCGATGGGAGCTCGTTACCATGGTAAATAGATCGTTACCATGGTAACTGAGATGTAATCTAACCTGAAAAGTGGGCAGCGGGTCTTTGGGTGAattttcctccccctcctgtAGGGCTGCGGGGGGGTCCAGTGGTGGCGGTGGTAGCGTTGTCTCCTCTCCTGGTGCTCGTCTGACCATCTGTGGCATCGTCGTCGGGAGAAAACACCTCCATGTCCTCCAGAGGGGTCCAGCGGGGGTCCTGCTGGGGTGAGGAAGGGGAGGGCTCCAGGGTCActgagggggcgggggggggctcCATCTGCTCAGCCCCACCCTCACTCACACTCCTCCCACCTCTGCCTGCACCAGCGAGCTCTTTAATCTGCCAGACGTCACTGCACCACTTCTGACCAAAGACCTTGTCCAGGATCGGAAACCAGTCCTGAGAGACGGAGATCACCGAAGGGCGCTCTGGGTCTggaagaaggaaacaaaagaaaggaGGAGTTTTAAGGATGACAAAGATAAGAGaaagggttagggggttagggttagggagaaaggagaagaggtgaaggagagagataaTAAAGAGAAGAGAGTTAGAACTAACAAATGCATTAAATTCACTGATTTGTAACAAATGAGTGAAAAACACGATGACGCGAACAACAAGTGTCAATCACACAGTGTTCCTCCGGGTGGCGCTCTCACCTGAGGTCAAGGGTCAAGGAGGAGGCGGGTTCCTTTATAAAGCTCAAAAGTAAAAATTCATATTCATGAATAGAGATCTTGATTATAatccataatattttaaccatccaatGTAATTGTTTGCTCAGaataaaattaatttgattCATGTTGAAGCTGCTCGACCTGGTTCCAGGATTAAAACGGAGACCTGAGACGTTCTGCAGACGCTCACTGTGATTGGTTAGGGGTCAGCCATACTTTAACCATATTGTAAATTAGTGCCGTCCTGTATTTTAAACTCTTCTGTCTCATGTCCATCCGTCTCTGGGTAcagtttccatggtaacaggtGTCTCTAGAATGGCTCTCACTTGAGACGTCACATTAAATGAATCCTGCCCTTCGTTCGTCCTCGTACCAACAGTAAAGATGGCCGACACAGGTAGGTCCCCGTCAGAGCGTGTTTGGTCACATGGTTAATTCACTCACCCTCCGTCTCTGCCATCTGTTTGGACACTGGGACCTCGGCCAGTTCCTCCCGAGCGTCCTCTGAGCCGCTGGGTGACACAGAGTCGTTCTCTGATCCTcgcctcctccctgctctccccttctctcccccgCCCCCTCTGCTGGAGCTCTTGTCCAGTCGCTCCTCCAGGACCTGATGCTCTCGCTCCATCTTGGTGATCTCCAGCAGGAGGTCGTCAAACGATGCCTCAACAATCTTCGTCAGCTCGCGAACCGCGAAGTTCAGGACCTGCTCCATGACCGACTTCAGCTGGTCTGCACGAGAAACAGACATGCACAAAGTTCACCACTGAccaaaaaactacagaatggttggtgtgtatacacacacacacacatatatatatatatagacaaaATGAAACCAGGGAAATAAAAGTCAATTCACTAATGAGCGTTAGACTCCGCCCCATTTTAAtccagaattaaaaaaatgaaaaacaacagagggaggggagggtcTGTCCATATGGTTACATGTATGTGCAGATGGTTACATGTATGTGCAGATGGTTACATGTATGTGCAGATGGTTACATGTATGTGCAGATGGTTACATGTATGTGCAGATGGTTACATGTATGTGCAGATGGTTACATGTATGTGCAGATGGTTACATGACCACCACATGGAGTCAAACATCAGAAACTATCAGTTTTACAGTAACGAGATTAAATGAAGTAGAAAGacaaattcactcatcatccaATGGTTtttggacaaaatgtcaaatagtgaaaaaagataaactaaCAATAATCAGAAAATCTTCAGACGTCTGGTTTTTCTGAGGAGCAGCGACACTGAGGATCTGTCAACAGTGAAGATTTATCAGTGAGCGCAGCTGAAACCAATCCTCCGGAAACTTGAGCCCAACTCACTTCAGGTTCCGTGTCAGAGTAACGACGTCGTGACACCGTCCACAGTAGACGTATAAAACACGAGCTGCATCCATCACAACATGAGATCAGACTGTTCCAGTCACTGTCTCAGCAGGAGCACAGTTATTAGATATCAACCACAGCAGAGTTCAGAGTTCTTACACTGAAGGAAGCTGCGTGATTATAAATCACACGTCCACCTGCTGGTCACAACTGAACCTGCAGCCGCACGTCCTGCTGAGTTCAAACACGTACAATATAAACAGGTTCTGACCTGAAAGCTGACACAAGATGTATAAAGACCACCActgattgtatataaagatgatcagtgactgtatataaagatgatcagcgactgtatataaagatgatcagcgactgtatataaagatgatcagtgactgtatataaagatgatcagcgactgtatataaagatgatcagtgactgtatataaagatgatcagtgactgtatataaagatgatcagcgactgtatataaagaggatcagtgactgtatataaagatgatcagcgactgtatataaagatgatcagtgactgtatataaagaccatcagtgactgtatataaagatgatcagtgactgtatataaagatgatcactgactgtatataaagatgatcactgactgtatataaagatgatcactgactgtatataaagatgatcactgactgtatataaagatgatcactgactgtatataaagatgatcactgactgtatataaagaccatcagtgactgtatataaagatgatcagtgactgtatataaagatgatcagtgactgtatataaagaccatcagtgactgtatataaagatgatcagtgactgtatataaagatgatcagcgactgtatataaagaccatcagcgactgtatataaagaccatcagtgactgtatataaagatgatcagtgactgtatataaagatgatcagcgactgtatataaagaccatcagtgactgtatataaagaccatcagtgactgtatataaagaggatcagtgactgtatataaagatgatcagtgactgtatataaagatgatcagtgactgtatataaagatgatcagcgactgtatataaagaccatcagtgactgtatataaagaccatcagtgactgtatataaagatgatcagtgactgtatataaagatgatcagtgactgtatataaagatgatcagcgactgtatataaagacaatcagtgactgtatataaagaccatcagtgactgtatataaagaccatcagtgactgtatataaagaggatcagtgactgtatataaagaccatcagtgactgtatataaagatgatcagtgactgtatataaagagaagccgtgttagtggatggggaTTGGGGGGGGCTCTGTCAGATCTCAGTAGGGGGGGGGTTATTTAATAAGTTACACTAACTAAACCactggccccccccccccctttgtttctctccacagtgagTCTATACCAGAAATAAAGCTTAGCCTAGTTTTTGATATGTCGAGGCCGAACAAAGCtacatgacctttgacctgagcGTGTTGAGGCCATGGCCTCATTATCTCACTCTGCGTGTGTTCCTGGGTTTTCTGTACGTGTGGCGTCTCTTTGCATTCGATTCATTCACTCAATCCTGGTTTTTGTTACAATAAAATCGTGACTTTTTTCTCCCTGTCAGATGTAATTCGCCGCCCTGAGGTCATTCGTGGTCATGGCGTGTTGTGGTGGTGGCCTAGTTtttcagggagagagggagtgaggaagCTTTGCGTGTCAACAGCGTGTTTGCGTTTGAGTGCGCAGAtgtgtgcacgcatgtgtgAGAGTGCTTCAGCCTGTCGAGGGTTTGGTCTGTTCTTCACGTgtctaggtgtgtgtgtgtgttttaattcatTGATTAATATGTATTACAGCAAAATTAATATTTGGGATATTAGAATGTTGATCTGACTAAATGAGATgtttatataaagaccatcagtgactgtatataaagacgaccagtgactgtatataaagaccatcagtgactgtatataaagatgatcagtgactgtatataaagaccatcagtgactgtatataaagaccatcagtgactgtatataaagaccatcagtgactgtatataaagacgaccagtgactgtatataaagatgatcactgactgtatataaagatcatcagtgactgtatataaagacgatcagtgactgtatataaagatgatcagtgactgtatataaagacgatcagtgactgtatataaagacgaccagtgactgtatataaagacgaccagtgactgtatataaagaccatcagtgactgtatataaagatgatcagtgactgtatataaagaccatcagtgactgtatataaagatgatcagtgactgtatataaagacgatcagtgactgtatataaagaccatcagtgactgtatataaagaccatcagtgactgtatataaagaccatcagtgactgtatataaagaccatcagtgactgtatataaagaccatcagtgactgtatataaagaccatcagtgactgtatataaagatgatcagtgactgtatataaagacgatcagtgactgtatataaagaccatcagtgactgtatataaagatgaccagtgactgtatataaagatgatcagtgactgtatataaagatgatcagtgactgtatataaagatgatcagtgactgtatataaagaccatcagtgactgtatataaagaggatccaTATCACACGCAGCAGGAAGCCGATGGTCACCATGTGGCCGTGACACAGAATTGAAACCCGTTTGGAACTGGAACACTTCACATCAGATAGTTTTCCTCCGATGCTTCAGCCACACGATCTGCAGCAGACGTCCACGACACCAGAGTTTCAAAACACTGCTTCcttcatttagtttgaaaactgcgAGGCCGTGTTTTAGTCTAGACGGACACAAACGATGACTTAGACGCTCAcaacctcttgctgattggttcttttcagacatgacgTAGCCTTCTCTGATTGgactcctgtcacatgacctccttcaTGAAGAAACCCACCAGCCTCAGACTCCAGAGTAcaaacaacatggagaatcaaagcgttactgaccctgttgtgtttgctaacagctgctgttcagttctgtattttacaatgatacagctgtttacatggaggagacacacaTGTCCAAAGGATGcgagtggtcacgtgatgtgCGTATTCTGGAATGTTAGTATGGACAGTGATTACAACTGATTCGGAGCCAAAGCTCTTGTGGATACAGattcagttttagtttgaagacCTAATTTGCAGAATAAAACTGGTGCATGTAGCCTGAATCTCTATATTCCATCTATATTCTTTCTTGATGATCTTGTTGTGTGGCGGCAGCATTGACATATTTGTGATGTCACCCAGCCGATCTGTGTGAATATCCTGCTCGTGACCTTTGAACCTTGTTGTCCTGTCTAATCCTGTTAAAAGCAGAGGCCTCCGTCCTGTTGGAGAATCCACACCACAGCCCTGAAGAGGTTTTCAGATTCATGCCTTGTGCTCTAGATGAGGAACCTGACCTGCGACCCTGATGGGATCATTCAGGAGCCTGTGAGGAGGCTTCTCTGGGCTGGATGTTGATCTGCGTCCTAAAGGCCACGAGGCTGttctccctttctgtctccTGCAGTCTGTTGCTCCTTTGTCCTGGTCCaggaccaccaccaccaccaccccccctccactcctGAAGACTGCATGTCATTGCAGTCTTTGTCTTTCAGCCTGTGTTGCAGGACCAGTCACTTTGTCTTGTGAACCTGTTCTGTCAAAACTTCAGAGTCAACACATTGACCATGACACAtatgaatatatgtgtgtgtatacatatacacatgtattCATCCCGCCCAGCCTCAGCCCCTCTTCACATGGAGCCTGAGCTCAGACGTGGTCCCGGGTCCCGGGTCTCGGGTCCCGGGTCCCGGGTCTCACTGAGGCCTCTTTGTCCGCTGGATGCAGCTTTACaacactttctctgcagtttacCCAGAAACCCTGAAACGGTTTGCAGGGTTACGCAATGCTGCGTTAGCGTGttgggacagagggaggagtgCACGGCtgtttgtttgcgtgtgtgcgcgtgtgtgtgcgtgtgtctgccTACCCACGACTCGTCCCCTCTGGTCCAGGCGGCGGGTGTCGGTGGGTAACCCGGGCTCGGTGCCCTGCCCTCCGGGGGCGTGGAGCCGCTGCGGCTGCTCGGGCTTTGTCCTGCCGCTATCCGTCGCCTCGTCGCCCGCCGGCCTGCCGGCCTTGTTCCGTCCAACCACCAGGGAGCTTCCGCCGTCCGAGCAGCTGGCGTTGGCCCGGCCCCGGGTCTCCCAGGACTGCAGCTGGACCCGGAGCCGGTggttctcctgctccttcacggccgtctccagcagcagcccgTTCAGGCTGGATCCCACCGTCTTGCTGATTTCCTGGACCGCGAGCTGGACGACCTGCTCCAGCACCGACTCCAGCTGCCCCTGGAAAAACGAAATGTACACGGCCCCGTTCATGTTCTCGGCCCCTCCGGTCAGAGGCTTCGCTCATTCTCCTGTACCCGAGCCCCGGCCCACCCCTGCCCGGCCTCCCGACGGACCTCTGGATCAACTGGGCCCGGTTCTGTCGGCTCTTCCCGCGGCTGCTCGGCTCCGGTGCTCGGTCTCCTCTGCTCCGAGCGCCGCGCGTGTTCAGCCCCGTCGGAAGTTACCGGAGACACCCCGGTAGACGCGCAGCTGCTTTTCCCGCCCACATGTCTTGGTCAGCGCGTGCGGTGCACGCTCGCGCCCTTGCAGTCTGCCACGCCATTTTGATTTTTCACCAAATA is a window from the Hippoglossus hippoglossus isolate fHipHip1 chromosome 8, fHipHip1.pri, whole genome shotgun sequence genome containing:
- the si:dkeyp-113d7.10 gene encoding uncharacterized protein si:dkeyp-113d7.10 isoform X1 produces the protein MNGAVYISFFQGQLESVLEQVVQLAVQEISKTVGSSLNGLLLETAVKEQENHRLRVQLQSWETRGRANASCSDGGSSLVVGRNKAGRPAGDEATDSGRTKPEQPQRLHAPGGQGTEPGLPTDTRRLDQRGRVVDQLKSVMEQVLNFAVRELTKIVEASFDDLLLEITKMEREHQVLEERLDKSSSRGGGGEKGRAGRRRGSENDSVSPSGSEDAREELAEVPVSKQMAETEDPERPSVISVSQDWFPILDKVFGQKWCSDVWQIKELAGAGRGGRSVSEGGAEQMEPPPAPSVTLEPSPSSPQQDPRWTPLEDMEVFSPDDDATDGQTSTRRGDNATTATTGPPRSPTGGGGKFTQRPAAHFSGSSGRRSSASMLHRLLTLPSQLLEEEDEDAGAKETLAALASDGANDCPDDAEPSAQTCLSPLTTREEDEEEEEEEEDKGRKKKRRRVWSECDECGRRFSRMSLLKAHRQTHFTEIAGADTSSPSSPPDSATPALRCSDCGKRFSSATRLHSHIRTQHPGNRA
- the si:dkeyp-113d7.10 gene encoding uncharacterized protein si:dkeyp-113d7.10 isoform X2; this encodes MNGAVYISFFQGQLESVLEQVVQLAVQEISKTVGSSLNGLLLETAVKEQENHRLRVQLQSWETRGRANASCSDGGSSLVVGRNKAGRPAGDEATDSGRTKPEQPQRLHAPGGQGTEPGLPTDTRRLDQRGRVVDQLKSVMEQVLNFAVRELTKIVEASFDDLLLEITKMEREHQVLEERLDKSSSRGGGGEKGRAGRRRGSENDSVSPSGSEDAREELAEVPVSKQMAETDPERPSVISVSQDWFPILDKVFGQKWCSDVWQIKELAGAGRGGRSVSEGGAEQMEPPPAPSVTLEPSPSSPQQDPRWTPLEDMEVFSPDDDATDGQTSTRRGDNATTATTGPPRSPTGGGGKFTQRPAAHFSGSSGRRSSASMLHRLLTLPSQLLEEEDEDAGAKETLAALASDGANDCPDDAEPSAQTCLSPLTTREEDEEEEEEEEDKGRKKKRRRVWSECDECGRRFSRMSLLKAHRQTHFTEIAGADTSSPSSPPDSATPALRCSDCGKRFSSATRLHSHIRTQHPGNRA